One genomic window of Aethina tumida isolate Nest 87 chromosome 3, icAetTumi1.1, whole genome shotgun sequence includes the following:
- the LOC109607982 gene encoding uncharacterized protein LOC109607982 has translation MNGLFSNFKSLIIFVGLFSLYIVYYLSDGDNTKELNNIGHFLLYSDKCKIVDLNPFNEEALKYYHPKAYIPCRNRELLSYITKENNVNILHINKTLIGKYSKNGLFCCYSNITRQNNDDKIKLSNCERFEESVVILKDAVFIKCFDSKNNSTMLYENTHAIVTINENIKNKIENQNASAISLTLIGIDSVSRLNFIRVMPKTHAFVKANDFISLKGYTKVGDNTFPNVMAYLTGMNSNQVSNQCNPKVTGKLDNCSFVWYDFRKFGHVTAYAEDESVIGTFNYHKKGFKNPPTDYYFRPYVIASEKMKLKSFDRIIYCTGPESFGEKIMNIARDFECTLKHAKTFSYFWMNTFSHSDLNMPASQDANVTDFLQDLKDNGIFNKSIIIFISDHGMRFGGIRNTHTGWFEGRMPYIYFSFPPFFKEKFPEEYKNFKMNERRLTSPYDLYMTFQHILKLSGYDYEIKPSLACPTCMSLFEKIPFARSCNEAGIPEEYCTCTNYHNATLSNEQTTKFSKLLMDNLNKLIETKSECLKYNMSKINSVDVSDESPNTKMLHYVIRFETVPSAVFEGSIYEIKKSYSASNEFNRLDEYGTKSDCVTDAFLRKYCYCKTN, from the exons ATGAACGGactattttccaattttaaaagtctcattatttttgttggatTGTTTTCTCTATATatcgtttattatttaagtgatGGTGACAACACAAaagaactaaataatatag gacattttttattatacagtgATAAATGTAAAATCGTTGATTTAAATCCATTTAATGAGGAAGCGTTGAAGTATTACCATCCCAAGGCTTATATTCCCTGTAGAAACAGAGAATTGTTAAGTTATATTACCAAAGAAAACAACGTTAACATTTtgcatataaacaaaacattgatTGGCAAATATTCGAAAAATGGATTATTTTGctgttattcaaatataacaaGACAAAATAATGATGACAAAATTAA ATTGTCCAACTGTGAAAGATTTGAAGAAAGTgtggttattttaaaagatgcagtattcataaaatgttttgattcAAAAAATAACTCTACGATGCTTTACGAAAACACCCATGCCATTGTGACAATAAATgagaatatcaaaaataaaatcgaaaatCAGAATGCCTCAGCTATAAGCTTAACTTTAATAGGAATAGACAGTGTATCTCGCTTAAATTTCATCCGTGTAATGCCGAAAACTCACGCATTCGTAAAAGCCAacgattttatttctttaaaaggtTACACCAAAGTTGGTGATAACACATTTCCTAATGTTATGGCATACTTAACTGGCATGAACTCAAATCAAGTTTCCAATCAATGTAATCCCAAGGTGACGGGAAAACTGGATAATTGTTCATTCGTTTGGTATGATTTCCGTAAATTCGGACATGTGACGGCATATGCCGAAGATGAATCGGTGATAGGGACTTTCAACTACCACaaaaaaggttttaaaaatCCACCAACAGATTACTACTTTAGACCGTACGTCATAGCGTCCGAaaagatgaaattaaaatcatttgataggattatttattgtacag gtCCCGAATCCTTCGGCGAAAAGATAATGAATATAGCCCGAGATTTTGAATGTACATTAAAGCACGCCAAaacttttagttatttttggaTGAACACCTTTAGTCACAGCGACTTGAACATGCCTGCAAGCCAAGACGCTAATGTAACTGATTTTCTGCAAGATTTAAAAGACAAtggaattttcaataaaagcattattatattcattagtGATCACGGCATGCGGTTTGGAGGGATCAGAAACACACACACTGGCTGGTTTGAAGGACGAATGCCGTATATATACTTTTCTTTTCctccattttttaaagaaaagtttccagaagaatataaaaattttaaaatgaatgaaagaaGGCTGACGAGTCCTTATGATTTATATATGACCTTCCAACACATCCTGAAACTTTCCGGATATGATTACGAAATAAAACCCAGCCTGGCTTGTCCAACGTGTATGTCGTTATTTGAGAAGATTCCTTTTGCAAGATCCTGCAATGAAGCAGGAATTCCTGAAGAGTATTGCACCTGTACCAATTATCACAATGCTACTTTAAGCAAtgaacaaacaacaaaatttagtaAACTTTTGATGGACAACTTAAATAAACTCATAGAAACAAAATCAGAATGTTTAAAGTACaatatgagtaaaattaatagtgtGGATGTATCGGATGAAAGCCCAAACactaaaatgttacattatgTAATCAGATTCGAAACTGTGCCCTCAGCTGTATTCGAAGGttcaatatatgaaataaaaaaatcatattccgCATCGAATGAATTTAACAGACTAGACGAATATGGAACCAAAAGTGATTGCGTGACTGATGCatttttgagaaaatattgttactgcaaaacaaattaa